From Pseudanabaena sp. PCC 6802, one genomic window encodes:
- a CDS encoding peroxiredoxin, translating into MSECLRVGQPAPDFSATAVVDQEFKTVKLSGYAGKYVVLFFYPLDFTFVCPTEITAFSDRYDEFKALNTEVLGVSVDSEFSHLAWIQTDRKSGGVGDLNYPLVADLKKSISAAYNVLDPEAGVALRGLFIIDKAGIIQHATINNLAFGRSVDETLRTLKAIQYTQAHPDEVCPAGWEPGKDTMKPTPKGSKEFFAKL; encoded by the coding sequence ATGAGTGAATGTTTACGTGTAGGTCAACCCGCTCCTGATTTTTCCGCTACAGCGGTTGTGGATCAAGAATTCAAGACTGTGAAGCTGTCTGGCTACGCAGGTAAGTATGTAGTGTTGTTTTTCTACCCACTAGACTTCACTTTTGTTTGCCCCACGGAAATTACTGCATTCAGCGATCGCTATGACGAGTTCAAAGCTCTCAATACTGAGGTATTGGGAGTCTCCGTAGATAGCGAATTTTCCCACCTTGCTTGGATTCAAACCGATCGCAAGTCTGGTGGTGTGGGTGACTTAAATTATCCTCTAGTTGCGGATCTGAAGAAATCAATTAGTGCTGCCTACAATGTGTTAGATCCAGAGGCTGGCGTAGCTTTACGCGGTCTGTTTATCATCGATAAAGCTGGAATTATTCAACATGCCACGATTAATAATCTGGCATTCGGTCGCAGCGTCGATGAAACTCTGCGCACGCTCAAGGCTATTCAATATACGCAAGCTCACCCGGATGAAGTTTGCCCTGCAGGTTGGGAGCCTGGTAAGGATACCATGAAGCCAACTCCAAAAGGCTCTAAGGAATTCTTTGCCAAGCTCTAA
- a CDS encoding phosphomannose isomerase type II C-terminal cupin domain, whose protein sequence is MAQVKEALKEADRSIAVTAEAVLNGNNLSSARPWGSFTVLEEGRGYKIKRIEVKPGHRLSLQMHHHRSEHWIVVSGTARVVCGDRETLIGSNQSTYVPQCTAHRLENPGLIPLVIIEVQNGEYLGEDDIVRFHDDYSRADSK, encoded by the coding sequence ATGGCACAGGTTAAAGAAGCATTAAAAGAGGCCGATCGCTCGATCGCAGTAACAGCCGAAGCCGTACTAAATGGTAACAATTTGTCATCTGCGCGGCCATGGGGATCGTTCACGGTCTTAGAGGAAGGGCGCGGCTATAAAATTAAGCGGATTGAGGTTAAACCCGGTCACAGACTGAGCTTACAAATGCACCATCACCGCAGCGAGCATTGGATCGTGGTTTCTGGTACGGCAAGAGTTGTCTGTGGCGATCGCGAAACCCTGATCGGTAGCAATCAATCCACCTACGTACCGCAATGCACGGCGCACCGCCTGGAAAACCCCGGTCTAATTCCGCTTGTGATTATTGAAGTGCAAAATGGCGAGTATCTGGGGGAAGATGACATTGTCAGATTTCACGATGACTATTCCCGTGCCGATAGCAAATAA
- a CDS encoding Coq4 family protein gives MDVTFHEAESIQFVRQPHEIDEFIDSFQYLGARLFLRALKPAMLRWSDRVGQIVPPLGQLQTLPAGTLGYEFAAFVRSRQLKPIAYGPRRAQIHDVLHALLGYDTDFVGEQQVQWFILGTKPLWFNVVIGTHFWLRSRQWQPGWDAFCRGRNSTLDPDTFPVEQLWHIPVAEIYQQYHLQSD, from the coding sequence ATGGATGTTACGTTTCACGAAGCCGAATCTATACAGTTCGTTCGACAGCCCCACGAGATTGACGAATTTATTGACTCTTTTCAATATTTAGGCGCACGTCTATTTCTAAGGGCACTCAAGCCTGCCATGCTGCGGTGGAGCGATCGGGTCGGCCAGATCGTGCCGCCTCTAGGACAACTTCAGACTTTACCCGCAGGCACGCTTGGATATGAGTTTGCCGCGTTCGTGCGATCGCGGCAGCTAAAACCCATCGCCTATGGCCCCAGACGCGCCCAGATCCACGACGTACTGCATGCTCTGTTAGGCTACGATACCGATTTTGTCGGCGAGCAGCAAGTACAGTGGTTCATTCTTGGGACCAAGCCGCTCTGGTTCAACGTTGTAATTGGCACGCATTTTTGGTTGCGATCGCGCCAATGGCAACCAGGTTGGGATGCCTTTTGTCGAGGTCGTAACTCCACCCTAGATCCCGACACTTTTCCAGTAGAACAGCTTTGGCATATTCCAGTTGCGGAGATCTATCAGCAATATCATCTGCAATCTGATTAA
- a CDS encoding TIGR02921 family PEP-CTERM protein, which translates to MLFKIFFWVSNICFLLIAYLGVLPFIGASFWADLLSGNLPFDLLLPFIGLVGAPTVSTISRGVSGLKNRNEGSFSLAKLYFGVEAPIVLLCLLRLFWLHELTPATTFILLSVLVCVASFTYELSQPTDRTNNGNKLLAWMQMAAHSLMLLLGSYLLVICLFYALPALYLGGIGLIWSVFFPPLLPAAIALIAILIMPLGLAIAYVQAWRRFHHTFAESRGKLIARAVTLGTIGAWLGLLAVVQMQPQDRVFAMLSQPTGDVSKRQELLQKSNFIREGLLNAYLARYRYPIINEENSIIGEFYTFLRFPTEFVNWLQSAHNFVISPFVYNGTVKDSAEAEALYAQFFDRPILRAEQKAIQLAVNATFDRASAKAGLLSVNQKKVLLTKQEVSVKEHGDWADVELHEVYINKTSQQQEIFYAFSLPESAVLTGVWLGDRDRKSASFPFTVSTRGAAQKVYNTEVQRRVDPALLEQVGPQSYRLRVFPILPNFNRDATGKQSEMHMWMTYKVMGQVGSPANGWPLPQLAERRNVFWDKNTKRTFNGQAIASEDKWFEPLLPASSQIAPQQRQAILPNGDRVAVKPLRAQDYRLPKGKRFAIVLDGSRSMASYQEEIRKNFKWLEAKVEKDNDFDVFISATYGAKPQRIDNLQDLKLPEGMFYGLLRPQEILQQFSKLQGNTTYDAAIVLTDQGNYELTDEKASVSKITAPLWMVHLGGLPAAYDDATLDAISKSGGGVASSVAGVLERTATQAALGSSVQNVADGYAWSWESSPHASALDIKSDNSDRNTSKDNFLPLAARQVVRYISQDADLTQVSELDRIHALAKRYNIVTPYSSMIVLVNDEQREALKKAENESDRFKRTVEDNQLPQPSSATGIPTANVSGVPEPDQWLLIGIVVLALVAIAWRTDRAQNMENSVKGSNR; encoded by the coding sequence ATGTTATTTAAGATTTTCTTCTGGGTATCGAATATTTGTTTTCTACTGATTGCCTACTTAGGAGTTTTACCCTTTATCGGTGCCAGTTTTTGGGCAGATTTACTGTCAGGCAACCTACCATTCGATCTACTTCTACCATTTATTGGTTTAGTTGGTGCGCCAACTGTTAGTACGATATCCAGAGGTGTTTCTGGCTTAAAAAATAGAAATGAGGGGAGTTTCTCACTCGCAAAACTATATTTTGGCGTGGAAGCCCCGATCGTGTTGTTATGCCTTCTGCGTCTATTCTGGCTGCACGAACTGACACCCGCTACTACGTTCATCTTGCTTTCAGTACTTGTCTGCGTCGCATCGTTTACCTACGAATTATCGCAACCAACAGATCGCACGAACAATGGGAATAAGTTGCTAGCTTGGATGCAAATGGCCGCACACAGCCTCATGTTACTCTTAGGTAGCTATCTGCTCGTTATCTGTCTGTTTTATGCTCTACCCGCGCTTTATCTTGGTGGCATAGGCTTAATTTGGAGTGTTTTCTTCCCGCCACTGCTGCCAGCAGCGATCGCTCTGATTGCCATTCTCATCATGCCATTGGGATTAGCGATCGCGTACGTTCAAGCATGGCGACGATTCCACCACACATTTGCAGAATCGCGCGGAAAGTTAATTGCAAGAGCCGTGACATTGGGAACAATCGGAGCTTGGTTGGGGTTACTGGCAGTAGTTCAGATGCAACCGCAGGATCGAGTATTTGCAATGCTGAGCCAGCCAACTGGAGATGTGAGCAAGCGTCAGGAGCTATTACAGAAATCCAACTTTATCCGTGAGGGTTTGCTCAATGCCTATCTCGCCCGCTATCGCTATCCCATAATTAACGAAGAAAATAGTATTATTGGCGAGTTTTACACCTTTTTGAGATTCCCGACTGAGTTCGTTAATTGGTTACAAAGCGCTCATAATTTTGTCATATCGCCATTTGTATATAACGGTACTGTGAAGGATTCGGCAGAAGCGGAAGCGCTCTACGCACAGTTCTTCGATCGCCCCATTTTAAGAGCGGAGCAGAAAGCCATACAGCTTGCCGTGAATGCGACATTCGATCGAGCTTCGGCCAAGGCAGGCTTGCTGAGCGTGAATCAGAAAAAGGTACTGCTAACCAAGCAGGAAGTGTCGGTTAAAGAACACGGCGACTGGGCAGATGTGGAATTGCACGAAGTCTATATCAACAAAACTTCCCAACAGCAAGAGATATTCTATGCATTCTCATTACCAGAAAGCGCCGTACTCACAGGAGTGTGGTTGGGCGATCGCGATCGCAAGTCTGCCAGTTTCCCTTTTACGGTCTCCACGCGCGGAGCAGCTCAAAAAGTCTACAATACTGAGGTACAGAGGCGTGTAGATCCAGCTTTACTAGAACAAGTAGGCCCGCAAAGCTATCGCCTCAGAGTGTTCCCAATTTTGCCTAATTTCAACAGAGATGCCACGGGGAAACAGTCGGAAATGCACATGTGGATGACCTACAAAGTGATGGGTCAGGTCGGATCGCCAGCTAACGGTTGGCCGTTGCCGCAGCTTGCCGAGCGCCGCAATGTCTTTTGGGATAAGAATACCAAACGCACGTTCAACGGACAAGCGATCGCCTCTGAGGATAAGTGGTTCGAGCCGCTACTACCTGCCAGCAGCCAGATTGCTCCTCAGCAAAGACAGGCGATCTTACCAAATGGCGATCGCGTTGCCGTCAAACCACTGCGCGCACAGGACTATCGCCTGCCTAAGGGCAAACGTTTTGCGATCGTGCTGGATGGTTCTCGCAGTATGGCATCTTATCAAGAAGAAATCCGGAAAAATTTTAAGTGGTTAGAGGCAAAGGTAGAGAAAGATAACGATTTCGATGTATTTATCTCTGCGACTTACGGGGCGAAACCGCAAAGAATCGATAATCTCCAAGACCTTAAGCTGCCTGAAGGTATGTTCTATGGTCTGCTACGTCCCCAAGAGATTCTCCAACAGTTCAGTAAACTACAAGGTAACACCACCTACGATGCTGCGATCGTTCTCACTGACCAGGGCAACTACGAGCTCACCGACGAGAAAGCCTCCGTATCAAAGATAACAGCGCCCTTGTGGATGGTGCATTTGGGCGGTCTACCTGCTGCCTATGATGATGCTACTCTTGATGCGATCTCCAAAAGTGGTGGCGGCGTTGCCTCCTCAGTCGCAGGAGTGCTAGAGCGCACGGCTACCCAGGCAGCTTTAGGCTCATCAGTCCAGAATGTCGCGGATGGCTATGCCTGGTCGTGGGAGTCATCTCCTCATGCATCTGCGTTAGACATCAAATCTGATAATTCCGATCGGAATACATCTAAAGATAACTTCCTACCGTTAGCAGCGAGGCAAGTGGTGAGATACATCAGCCAGGACGCGGATCTTACTCAAGTGTCGGAACTCGATCGCATCCATGCTCTGGCGAAGCGTTACAATATCGTCACGCCCTACTCATCGATGATCGTACTGGTAAACGACGAGCAAAGAGAAGCGCTGAAGAAAGCTGAGAATGAGAGCGATCGCTTCAAGCGCACAGTTGAAGACAATCAACTACCACAACCTTCTAGTGCTACGGGAATACCAACTGCCAATGTGTCTGGAGTACCGGAACCCGACCAATGGCTTCTAATTGGCATAGTCGTGCTTGCTTTAGTGGCGATCGCGTGGCGAACCGATCGGGCTCAGAATATGGAGAATAGTGTAAAGGGTAGCAATCGCTGA
- a CDS encoding NF041680 family putative transposase — MISLDKLEQFRKYTYEIIGNGRDALFDLMDAVLTSRSVSSFVELSLSPLFRREWSSIYEALQDSHPPREDLMKQYIQQMPAAEVTILAGDHTAWSRPYAVTLQERTYEHQPQPGVGSKPVTVGQGYSTIAWIPESEGSFALPLRHERITSFENPIQKAASQLRLVCAEIPGTVLFLGDGEYGCAPFLQQTADIPCIKLLRLRPNRVLYHAPKDYEGHGRPHKHGEKFSLKDSDTWSIPQADITIAEPKLGRLQIRRWPNLHLKQAADHPFTLILVERLDMPESKPLWLIWVAKDEPILSEVWQKYLRRFAIEHWYRLVRQRLHWTIPQLSTPAQMETWSDLMPLLTWQLWLARELVQDSPLPWQKPMTKLSPGRVANAFALVLVRIGSPSPDPKPRGKSPGWPLGKKRTQRIRYPTVKKRYAKPLKKASAATA, encoded by the coding sequence ATGATTAGTTTGGATAAACTTGAGCAATTTCGCAAGTACACGTACGAAATTATAGGGAACGGGAGAGATGCGCTGTTCGACTTGATGGATGCGGTACTGACGAGTCGGAGTGTTTCATCGTTTGTGGAACTTTCGTTAAGCCCATTATTTCGGAGGGAGTGGTCGAGTATCTATGAAGCACTGCAAGATAGTCATCCTCCACGTGAAGACTTGATGAAGCAATACATACAGCAAATGCCGGCAGCAGAGGTGACGATATTGGCGGGCGACCATACAGCCTGGTCGCGTCCCTATGCGGTGACATTACAAGAACGCACCTACGAACATCAACCTCAACCGGGAGTAGGAAGCAAACCTGTTACGGTGGGGCAAGGATACAGCACAATTGCCTGGATTCCAGAGTCAGAAGGGAGTTTTGCCTTACCGTTGCGGCATGAGCGGATCACCAGTTTCGAGAACCCGATTCAGAAAGCCGCTAGTCAGTTACGCTTGGTTTGTGCGGAAATTCCTGGGACTGTGCTTTTCCTGGGGGATGGCGAGTATGGGTGCGCACCATTTTTGCAGCAAACAGCAGACATCCCGTGTATCAAGCTGCTCAGGCTACGCCCCAACCGGGTTCTGTATCATGCCCCAAAGGATTACGAGGGGCATGGGCGACCCCATAAGCATGGAGAGAAATTTAGCCTCAAAGACTCTGACACTTGGTCTATTCCCCAAGCAGACATCACAATTGCAGAGCCTAAACTGGGACGATTGCAAATTCGTCGATGGCCAAACCTGCACTTAAAGCAAGCCGCAGACCATCCCTTTACACTCATTCTGGTCGAACGTCTTGATATGCCTGAATCGAAACCCCTGTGGTTGATTTGGGTCGCTAAAGACGAGCCAATCTTGAGTGAGGTATGGCAAAAATATCTGCGCAGATTTGCCATTGAGCATTGGTATCGCTTGGTGCGTCAACGTCTCCATTGGACAATCCCTCAGCTTTCTACCCCTGCTCAGATGGAGACTTGGTCGGACTTGATGCCTTTACTTACTTGGCAATTGTGGCTCGCTCGTGAACTTGTCCAAGACTCTCCTCTGCCTTGGCAGAAACCGATGACTAAATTGTCTCCTGGTCGAGTTGCAAATGCTTTTGCTTTAGTTTTGGTCAGGATTGGCTCTCCTTCCCCTGACCCTAAACCTCGCGGTAAGTCTCCAGGTTGGCCTCTTGGGAAAAAACGAACCCAACGGATTCGTTATCCTACTGTCAAAAAACGCTATGCCAAGCCCCTCAAAAAAGCTTCCGCTGCAACTGCTTAG
- a CDS encoding IS5 family transposase has product MRRSYNTDLSNQEWEIIAPMLPKPSKWGRPPKTNMRELLNAIFYILKNGCTWQNLPHDFPPYSTVYFYWQRWERTGLLEEINRKLSQQFREKVSKEATPSLVSIDSQSVKTTESAGSRGFDGGKQIKGRKRFAMVDTLGLVVKVLVCAANIGERAGAKQLLQNLTSPLPRLEKILVDAGFSGDEITQWVNDNFGWLWEVSKRADNQKGFVVESKRWVVERTFAWLGNCRRLSKDYEFYEQMSESFIYLALIRKMLRNLATATS; this is encoded by the coding sequence ATGCGCCGATCCTATAATACCGATTTATCCAACCAAGAATGGGAAATTATCGCACCCATGCTACCCAAACCATCAAAATGGGGTAGGCCACCCAAAACAAATATGCGAGAGTTACTGAATGCCATTTTCTATATACTCAAAAATGGTTGTACATGGCAGAATCTACCCCATGACTTTCCGCCTTACTCAACGGTCTATTTCTACTGGCAAAGGTGGGAAAGAACTGGGCTACTGGAGGAGATTAATCGCAAATTGAGCCAACAATTTAGGGAAAAGGTTAGTAAAGAGGCGACCCCAAGCTTGGTGAGTATCGATAGCCAGAGTGTGAAGACAACAGAAAGTGCGGGCAGTCGAGGTTTTGATGGCGGTAAGCAAATCAAGGGCAGAAAACGCTTCGCTATGGTTGACACCTTGGGCTTAGTTGTAAAGGTGTTGGTGTGTGCAGCTAACATCGGTGAAAGAGCAGGAGCTAAGCAGTTGTTACAGAATCTCACATCTCCATTACCACGATTAGAGAAAATTCTGGTTGATGCTGGATTCTCTGGTGATGAAATCACACAATGGGTCAACGACAACTTCGGATGGCTTTGGGAAGTTAGCAAACGGGCAGACAATCAGAAAGGTTTTGTAGTGGAGTCAAAGCGTTGGGTGGTAGAGCGAACCTTTGCTTGGTTAGGTAATTGTCGTAGACTAAGCAAGGATTATGAATTTTATGAGCAAATGTCTGAATCGTTTATTTACTTGGCTTTAATCCGCAAAATGCTAAGAAATCTGGCAACTGCGACTTCCTAA
- the purU gene encoding formyltetrahydrofolate deformylase, which yields MATATLLISCADRKGLVAKIADWLFSHNGNILHADQHTDAAAGLFLMRVEWELEGFNLQRQFIGEAFDPLAEVIDAKWQLHFSDSVRRIAIFVTKQDHCLYDLILRQRSGELQATIPVVIGNHPDLEAIAHNFGINFHYLPVTADTKQAQEAQQLALLKQYDIDLVVLAKYMQILSPEFLSQFSNVINIHHSFLPAFPGANPYQRAYSRGVKIIGATAHYVTEDLDEGPIIEQDVIRISHRDSVSDLIRKGKDLERIVLARAVRLHLQNRVLVYGQAASSNLGLRTVVFD from the coding sequence ATGGCAACGGCAACTCTGTTAATCTCATGTGCAGATCGCAAAGGTCTGGTAGCGAAAATTGCGGACTGGCTATTTTCCCATAATGGTAATATTCTCCATGCCGACCAGCATACGGATGCTGCAGCGGGTTTATTTTTGATGCGGGTGGAATGGGAATTAGAAGGCTTTAACTTACAACGACAATTTATTGGTGAAGCCTTCGATCCGTTAGCAGAAGTAATTGATGCCAAATGGCAGTTACATTTCTCTGACTCGGTGCGGCGCATCGCTATTTTTGTCACTAAGCAAGATCACTGTCTCTACGACCTGATTCTGCGCCAGCGATCCGGTGAGTTACAGGCTACAATTCCAGTTGTAATTGGGAATCATCCCGACTTAGAAGCGATCGCGCATAATTTTGGTATTAACTTCCATTACTTACCCGTCACGGCAGACACCAAACAAGCCCAGGAAGCACAGCAACTGGCATTGCTAAAGCAATACGATATCGATTTAGTAGTATTGGCTAAGTACATGCAAATACTTAGCCCTGAATTCCTATCGCAGTTTTCCAATGTAATTAATATTCACCATTCTTTCCTACCAGCTTTCCCTGGTGCGAATCCTTACCAGCGCGCGTACAGTCGCGGCGTCAAGATTATCGGCGCTACTGCCCACTACGTCACTGAAGATCTTGATGAAGGCCCAATTATCGAACAGGATGTGATTAGAATCTCTCATCGCGATTCCGTCTCCGATTTGATTCGCAAAGGCAAGGATCTAGAGAGAATAGTTCTCGCCCGTGCCGTTCGCCTGCATCTCCAGAATCGGGTTCTGGTTTACGGTCAAGCCGCTAGTTCTAACCTGGGGTTACGGACAGTTGTATTTGATTAG
- a CDS encoding DegT/DnrJ/EryC1/StrS family aminotransferase produces the protein MSKVPPFDVTQQFQQIGNDLNREVMAVLASGQYIGGPHVMQFEVEFAEYIGSGHGIACNSGTDALYLALRALGVGNGDEVITSPFTFFASAEVISMVGAKPVFVDIEADSFNLDLDRLEAAITDRTRAIMPVHIFGRPVDMTRLMAIAVANNLHVIEDCAQATGATWQGKRVGSFGDVGCFSYYPTKNLGGCGDGGMVTTNNAAIAEQVKILRDHGSAKRYYHSHIGMNSRLDAIQAAILRVKLPHLNRWNQLRLEIADRYEQFLKHVPHLITPPKCPGSVWNQYTIRLVDCDRDAVQAKLREQDVIATTYYPLPLHLQEVYAYLGYEQGSFPVCEAACQQVLSLPMFPELSEAQQMMVVDALKTALS, from the coding sequence GTGAGCAAAGTTCCACCTTTTGATGTCACTCAGCAATTTCAACAGATTGGTAACGATCTCAATCGGGAGGTGATGGCAGTTCTGGCCTCAGGTCAATATATTGGTGGCCCGCACGTGATGCAGTTTGAGGTGGAATTTGCTGAGTATATTGGTTCCGGGCATGGAATAGCCTGCAACTCCGGTACTGATGCCCTCTACTTAGCGCTGAGAGCCTTGGGGGTTGGCAATGGCGATGAGGTAATTACTTCACCATTTACCTTTTTTGCTAGCGCTGAGGTAATCAGCATGGTAGGTGCAAAGCCTGTATTTGTGGATATTGAGGCAGATAGTTTTAACCTCGATCTCGATCGCTTAGAAGCGGCGATTACCGATCGCACCCGTGCCATCATGCCCGTACATATATTTGGTCGTCCCGTGGACATGACGAGGCTGATGGCAATTGCTGTTGCCAACAACCTCCATGTCATAGAAGATTGTGCCCAGGCAACTGGAGCTACCTGGCAAGGGAAGAGGGTAGGTAGTTTTGGCGATGTCGGTTGTTTTAGTTATTACCCCACTAAAAACCTGGGTGGTTGCGGTGATGGCGGTATGGTGACGACTAATAATGCGGCGATCGCCGAGCAAGTCAAAATCCTGCGCGATCATGGTAGTGCCAAGCGCTACTATCACTCGCATATTGGTATGAATTCCCGCCTGGATGCCATTCAGGCGGCAATTTTGCGGGTCAAATTACCACACCTTAACCGTTGGAACCAACTCAGGCTGGAGATTGCCGATCGCTACGAGCAATTCCTCAAACACGTTCCCCACCTAATTACACCGCCCAAATGTCCTGGTAGTGTTTGGAACCAATACACCATTAGACTGGTTGACTGCGATCGCGATGCCGTCCAGGCCAAGCTCAGAGAACAGGACGTAATCGCAACCACCTACTACCCCCTACCACTGCACTTGCAGGAGGTTTACGCATATTTGGGCTATGAACAGGGCAGTTTTCCAGTTTGCGAAGCCGCGTGCCAGCAAGTATTATCTTTACCTATGTTCCCCGAACTATCAGAAGCTCAGCAAATGATGGTTGTGGACGCACTCAAAACTGCTCTTAGTTAA
- the thrS gene encoding threonine--tRNA ligase has product MSTIAVAPKPGDILRQADPDRLHRIRHTASHVMAMAVQKLFPETKVTIGPSTETGFYYDFDRKAPFAPADLKAITKEMKRIIKANLPLVRQEFEREAIKAEIVKLNEPYKLELLDAIPEGQIITRYTIGDPAKIENPWWDLCAGPHLETTGEINPDAFELESVAGAYWRGDEKNAMLQRIYGTAWETPEQLAAYKEQIEEAKRRDHRKLGKDLQLFSIQEDAGGGLVFWHPRGATMRNIIESFWKETHLSNGYELVTTPHMANLELWKTSGHNDFYRESMFQPMEVEEQAYQIKPMNCPFHILIYKDALHSYRELPIRWGELGTVYRYERSGTMHGLMRVRGFTQDDAHIFCMESQIAEEILGVLNLAELILTTFGFNNYEVNLSTRPEKYVGSEQIWDKATQALRDALDRKGWNYVIDEGGGAFYGPKIDIKIEDAIGRRWQCSTIQVDFNLPERFDMEYVGEDGNRHRPIMIHRALFGSLERFFGILVENYAGDFPLWLAPIQARLIPISDAQVDYAREVEHLMRQAGLRVQIDNSGDRMAKQIRKAELEKIPVMAIIGAKEMESNTLSIRSRKHGDLGAISTTEAIAKMQNAVQTRDWL; this is encoded by the coding sequence ATGTCTACGATCGCAGTTGCCCCAAAACCTGGAGATATCCTCCGTCAGGCCGATCCGGATCGCCTGCACCGCATTCGCCACACCGCCTCACACGTGATGGCAATGGCAGTACAAAAACTATTCCCAGAAACCAAGGTAACGATTGGCCCATCAACTGAAACTGGCTTTTACTACGACTTTGACCGCAAAGCACCATTCGCGCCCGCCGATCTCAAAGCTATTACCAAGGAGATGAAGCGCATCATCAAGGCTAACTTGCCATTGGTGCGCCAGGAGTTCGAGCGCGAGGCCATTAAAGCTGAGATCGTCAAGCTGAACGAACCCTACAAACTGGAACTATTAGATGCCATCCCCGAGGGACAGATAATTACGCGCTATACGATTGGCGATCCTGCCAAGATTGAAAATCCCTGGTGGGATTTATGTGCGGGGCCGCACCTGGAAACAACGGGCGAAATTAATCCCGATGCGTTTGAGCTAGAAAGTGTCGCCGGAGCCTATTGGCGCGGCGATGAAAAAAATGCCATGTTGCAGCGCATCTACGGTACGGCATGGGAGACCCCCGAGCAGCTAGCTGCCTATAAGGAGCAGATCGAGGAAGCCAAACGCCGCGATCATCGCAAACTAGGTAAGGATTTACAGCTATTCAGCATCCAGGAAGATGCGGGTGGCGGTCTGGTATTCTGGCACCCACGCGGAGCCACCATGCGTAATATCATCGAAAGCTTTTGGAAAGAGACTCATCTCAGCAATGGCTACGAGTTGGTAACCACGCCTCACATGGCTAATCTCGAACTCTGGAAAACTTCAGGACATAACGACTTCTACCGCGAAAGCATGTTTCAGCCTATGGAAGTGGAAGAGCAGGCATATCAAATCAAACCGATGAACTGCCCCTTCCATATCCTGATCTATAAAGATGCCCTCCATTCCTATCGAGAATTGCCGATTCGCTGGGGCGAACTGGGTACGGTGTATCGCTACGAGCGGTCTGGGACGATGCACGGCTTGATGCGCGTGCGCGGCTTCACGCAGGATGACGCTCACATTTTCTGCATGGAGTCACAAATTGCTGAAGAAATTCTGGGTGTCTTGAATCTGGCTGAATTAATTCTCACCACGTTTGGGTTTAACAACTATGAGGTCAATCTTTCTACGCGCCCAGAGAAGTATGTCGGCTCGGAGCAGATCTGGGATAAGGCCACCCAAGCCCTGCGCGATGCCCTCGATCGCAAGGGTTGGAATTATGTAATCGACGAAGGCGGTGGCGCGTTCTACGGGCCTAAAATCGATATTAAGATCGAAGATGCGATCGGACGACGCTGGCAGTGTTCTACGATCCAGGTAGATTTTAATTTGCCAGAACGCTTTGATATGGAATACGTGGGAGAGGATGGCAATCGTCACCGCCCCATTATGATTCACCGCGCTCTGTTTGGCTCCCTGGAGCGTTTCTTCGGTATCCTCGTGGAAAACTATGCAGGGGATTTTCCCCTATGGTTGGCACCAATTCAAGCACGCTTGATCCCCATCTCCGACGCTCAGGTTGACTATGCCCGCGAGGTAGAGCATCTGATGCGTCAGGCAGGGCTGCGAGTGCAAATTGACAATAGCGGCGATCGCATGGCAAAACAAATCCGCAAAGCCGAGCTAGAAAAGATTCCCGTCATGGCAATTATCGGTGCCAAAGAAATGGAGTCAAACACCCTCAGCATTCGCAGCCGCAAGCACGGCGATCTCGGCGCAATTTCTACTACCGAGGCGATCGCCAAAATGCAAAATGCCGTGCAAACTCGCGATTGGCTGTGA